In Pseudobacteriovorax antillogorgiicola, a single window of DNA contains:
- a CDS encoding radical SAM protein gives MSEENFCHAPFNQMMLSPTGQLHPCCYHFGYRIGQHSDSFEQVWNGPKIRKLRREFLAGNPRICRSRIANLKCHENFARYQGQSQLSEIQESPPKRLDLRLNGMCNLKCVMCDVWQQPNGLYNESFLWQEGPQKIFPFLSEIEVLGGEPFIQADTFRLIQEIRSVNEQCRFSFVTNSQFKNWIRVRKSLEGIPIDKIHISVDACSKTTYEAIRKGGDFELLLQNLENFKSLRDQKGFDITASMCVLQTNVHELEAFYDFCQLHGFTAELQFAFYDPSQSSSLLHLSKEKMKSLYCCLQQQRPNDKDYQSYIQGVTRPLAIHLVKIGFSITNE, from the coding sequence ATGAGCGAAGAAAATTTCTGTCACGCCCCATTCAACCAAATGATGCTTTCTCCAACGGGTCAGTTGCACCCATGCTGCTACCATTTCGGCTATCGCATAGGCCAACATTCAGACTCGTTTGAACAAGTCTGGAACGGACCAAAAATTCGCAAACTTCGCCGGGAGTTCCTGGCTGGCAATCCACGAATTTGTCGATCGCGCATAGCAAACTTAAAGTGCCATGAGAATTTTGCAAGATATCAGGGACAAAGCCAACTATCAGAAATTCAAGAGTCTCCCCCGAAAAGACTCGATCTCAGGCTTAATGGAATGTGTAATCTGAAATGCGTGATGTGCGATGTCTGGCAACAGCCAAACGGCCTGTATAATGAGTCTTTTTTATGGCAAGAAGGCCCCCAGAAAATATTTCCTTTTTTAAGTGAAATCGAAGTTCTGGGTGGTGAGCCCTTTATCCAAGCAGATACCTTTCGTTTGATTCAGGAGATTCGATCGGTAAATGAACAATGTCGATTTTCATTTGTGACCAACAGTCAATTTAAAAACTGGATTCGTGTGAGGAAAAGCCTTGAAGGCATTCCCATCGACAAAATTCATATTAGTGTCGATGCTTGCAGCAAAACAACCTACGAGGCGATCCGAAAAGGTGGTGATTTTGAACTGCTCCTACAGAATCTTGAAAATTTCAAATCGCTCCGAGATCAAAAAGGATTTGATATCACAGCATCCATGTGCGTTCTCCAAACCAACGTCCACGAACTCGAAGCTTTCTATGATTTTTGCCAGTTGCACGGGTTTACAGCAGAGCTGCAGTTTGCATTCTATGACCCCTCTCAATCCTCGTCTCTTCTCCATTTGTCAAAGGAGAAAATGAAAAGCCTCTATTGTTGCTTGCAACAACAGAGGCCAAATGACAAAGACTATCAGTCGTATATCCAAGGAGTGACGCGACCCTTAGCCATTCATTTAGTGAAAATTGGTTTTAGCATCACTAACGAATGA